The following is a genomic window from Myxococcales bacterium.
TTATGCCTCCGTTGATGTTGAGCATCAACGAGTAATGAGCCTGGTTGTTTTTAAGTTTTTCAACATTATTTGACAGGGTGTAGTTTAAAAATTTTTCGGCTTCATTTCCGCTAACAAAAAATTCTCCCATGTGGCTTACATCAAACATACCGACGTGATTTCTTACCGCCAGGTGCTCTTCTTTTTCACTTTGGTAACGCACTGGTAATAAAGTTTGAGCAAACTCTACCATGTGAGCACCGCATTTTTGGTGACAATTATAAAGAGGAGTTTTTTTTGCTGTCATGAAAATTTTCCTGCAAATTTATCCCACGTATTGTTAAGCAGCATAGCAATGGTGAGAGGTCCAACGCCACCTGGGACAGGGCTGATGTATGAAGCAATATTTTTAACCACATCAAAATCAACATCGCCGCACAATTTGTTGTGCTCATCTCGGTTGATGCCAACATCAATAACAATGGCGTCCTTCTTAATATGATGTTCATTGAGCAGTTTTGCTTTTCCTACTGCAGCGATCACAATATCTGCTTGTCTGGTGAAGTGCGAAAGAGGATCGGTTTTAGAATGGCATACTGTGACTGTTGCATCTTTTTGCAATAAGAGTTGCGCCATAGGCTTGCCAACGATGGTACTGCGTCCCACAACTACAGCATGTTTTCCAGATAAATTGCAGTTGATGCTTTTAAGCATGTGCATGACACCTAAAGGGGTACAAGCAATGCTGGATTTAACTCCACTCATGAGGTGTCCTAAGTTCATGGGGTGAAATCCATCGACATCTTTTTGAGGATCAATTGTTTCTATAATTTTTTGTGCGGATATTTGGGGAGGGAGGGGCATCTGAACCAAAATTCCGTCTACATGTTCATCAGTATTTAATTTATCGATCAAAGCGAGCAATTCATGCTCGGAAGTGTTTTGATCAAGTTGGTGATGAAAACTGCTAATTCCGGCTCGTTGGGCAGCCCTAATTTTATTTCGAATATAAATTTTCGATGCTGGATTTTCTCCCACCAAAACAGAAGCCAAGCCAGGAGAGCGATGAAATCCTGCACTCAATTGAGAAGCAATGGTGGTGATGATGGTATCAGCGAGAGCTTTTCCATTGATCACGTGAGCGGTAGTCATGAGCACCCCTTGGCTATGAAAAGCTAACAATAAAATTTCTTGATGCCTTCAGAGCGATTTAAAAAACCCAGAAATAATACTAAACTTGAACTTTTTAAAACGCTCTTCATGACATAGTCATCCTTTGAGTGGAATGATCAATACGGCAAGAGAACACTCTTGCTATTTTTTTGTAAGACGGTTAGCTCAGCTAAAAAAGTGAGAATGATTATGTCATCGAATAGTTATGTAGCTGTAATTGATTGTGGTTCTCAAACAACCAAGCTCATTGCTAGGCGTGTTCGAGAACTTGGAGTTTTTTCAAGAATTTTTATGCCGTCTATCAGCGCAGATGAACTCATGAAAGATCGTCCATCTGCCATTATTTTGTCTGGTGGTCCTGAATCTGTGCTTGATAAAAATTCGCTCGATGTTGACGACGATATTTTTAAGCTTGGCATTCCAATTTTGGGTATTTGCTATGGTATGCAGCTTATGATCAAACATCTTGGGGGTGAGCTTGAAAGATCTCCTCATCGGGAATTTGGTCAAAGAATGATCAGCATCGATAACAGCAGTCTTTTATTCGATGCGCTCACATCGCCATTGAAAGTGTGGATGTCGCACTCCGATCAGACGAAAATTTGTCCATCGGAACTAAGAACCGTCGCATCGAGCGATAGCTGTTTGCAAGCTGCGGTTGAATATCCTGCCAAAAAAATGTTTGGTGTGCAATTTCACCCTGAAGTAAGCCATACCTCTTGCGGCACAACTATTTTGGCAAATTTTTTGTTTAAAGTTGCCAAAGTGGATAAGAGTTTTGATTTAAAAGATTTCTTGGCTGAGCAGATCCAATCAATTAAATCTCAAGTTGGATCAGGCCGAGTGATCATGGGTTTATCGGGCGGTGTTGATTCTATGGTGGCGGCGTTTTTGATTCATCAGGCCATCAATGATCAATTGTTGTGCGTCTATGTGAACCATGGTTTGCATAGAGCCAACGAAATCGAGATAACCAAGAAAGCTTTCTTTCAAGTTTTTAAAAAAGAATTGTTAGTGGTAAATGCCCAAGAACAATTTTTCGAAGCACTAGCAGGAGTAACGGATCCTGAGAAAAAGCGTCGTGAAATTGGTCGAGTATTTGTTGAAGCCTTTGAGAGTGAAGCGAAGAATTTTAAGGCGCAATTCTTGGGACAGGGGACTCTTTACCCAGATGTAATAGAATCTCCTAAAAGTAAATCAGGCAAATCTCATGGCATTAAAAGTCATCATAATGTGGGCGGATTACCTGAACATATGAATTTAGGATTGGTTGAGCCTTTGCGAGAACTTTTTAAAGACGAAGTAAGAGCATTAGGAAAGCTTTTAGGTATCAGCAATGAAGTATTGATGCGTCAGCCGTTTCCAGGTCCAGGTTTGGCCGTTCGTGTGCCAGGAGAGGTGACAAGAGAACGGGTTGAACTTGTGCGCAGGGCTGATGCAATTGTTTGTGAAGAAATGAAAAATATCGCTGAGGTTTACAACAAAAAAATTTGGCAAAGCTTTGCTATTTTATTGCCTGTAAAAAGTGTCGGCGTGATGGGAGATGCTCGGGTTTATGGCGAAAGCATTGTTATACGTTGCGTGGAAAGTGAAGATGCCATGACTGCTGACTGGTCAAAACTTCCCTATGAGGTTTTAGAAAAAATATCGAGCAGAATCACCAACGAGGTGGTAGGTATCAGTCGCGTGCTCTACGACATTACACAAAAACCACCAGGCACCATTGAGTGGGAGTGAGCATGAAATCAGCTCAGGTATTTTTTTTAAGACTGATGCTCATTGCTCCTACAAGAATGAAAACAATACCGAGAGCATTTTTAAGGCTCATGCTTTCATCAAGGAGTATCACACCAAAAATAACGGTGAATATAGGCTCAAGTACTGAAAGAAGTGAGGCTTTATCTGTGGGAATATAGTCGATAGCTTTGAGCAATAACAAAGATGGAAGGGCGGAGCTAAAGATGCCAATTCCTAAAATCCATGTCCATTGAATGGCTTGTGATGGAAGAGGAAGTGGCTGCTCAAAAAGCACCAAAGTTATTGCTGCGATGCTGCAGCCCAATGAAACCATAAAAGTTGAAGTGCTGGCAGAAAGATTAATTTTGTGGCTAAAGAAAACAAAGATAGCGAAGCTAAGAGCAGCAAAAAGTCCCATGCTAATACCGAGCACATCAAAGGAAAATTCATTAAGGTCGATCAAAAAAATCAGACCTGTGAGTATAACGGCAAAAGACCACCAATAGTGTGCTGTGATAATTTTTTTATTAAAAATCCAATTGAGGAGCATAACAAAGGCTGGATATACGAAAAAAATAACCATAGCCTGCCCGGTGCCAATGAGTTTACTTGAGAAGAAAAATAATATGCCCGGGGTCGTGTAAAAAAATATGCCCACCAGTGCCGAGTACAACAAATGTTTAGGATGATTTTTTATAGCAGTGGGTTTAGTTTTGATGTGCCTGAGGCTGATGAGTAATCCCATAAAAATGGTAGCAACAAAAAACCGCCAAAAAGTGAGTTCAAAAACACTCAGCCCACTTTTCATGAGACTCATTCCAAAAAAACCGAGTGAGCCGAACAGTAAGCCAGATAAAATAGCTAATAAAATTCCTTTTTTTTCATTAGTTGCAATCGTTGAAATCATATAAACCTTACACGCTTTTTTTGTGTTGCATTATTATGGTTTTTTGTGTTTATAGCTTTGAATTTTAGTGGTCAATGTACTTTTTATATAAAAGAATCATTTGTTTTTGAGATCATCTAAGAGGCTGTTTTGCTAAAATAAAATTCTCATTCAGCCATTTTCCTGCGCTCGCTGTAAGGAGTTTTATGAGAAAAACAATCATATTTTTAGTATTTGTATTTTTTCAATCATGTAATCCATTTTTTGTCTTTAAGCCGAGAGCGATAAATTCTCCCCTCATAGACAATGCCCGTTTAAATGAGCACCAAGCAAATGTGGTCATCGATAGTTTTGGCATTCCATTTATTAGAGCGAGAACATTAACAGCAGCGCTCTATTCTTTAGGATTTATGCATGCGCGCGATCGCCTTTTTCAGCTGGATTTAATGAGGCATGCAGCTACCGGGAGAGTAGCGGAATTATTTGGTGAAAAAGCGCTCGATACAGATAGAAAATTGCGCACGCTCACTTATAAATTAGATGAGCAATTTTCTCGCCTTTCCAAAGAAGAGTATCAACTGCTCGATGCTTATGTGCGTGGTGTAAATGAGGGTGCATTACAACGCGGGCGTAGTGCAGAGCATTTTTTGTTGGGAATTAATTTTGAACCTCTGAGAATGGTTGAGGTTCTGGCTATTGCTCGTCTTCAAGCCTGGCAACTTGCCTCGGATTTAGACTTGGAGCTGGCTCGGCTCAAAATTGCTCAGTCTGCCATGCCCACCCAAGAAAAAATGACTTTGCTTGCAGCCACCGATGATCAAAACTCAGCAATTTTAAAAGGAAGATCTGTGCTTAAGAACGGAAATTTTTCTTTACCAAGCTATCTTGGTAACTTTTTGGCGCCGTTTACCAATACCGTTAAAAAAGTTGAAAATTTTATTCAAAACTCACAAGGTGCCTCAAATGCATGGGTAGTAGAAGACAGAATCATGCAAAATAATGCGGCTGTGCTTATGAACGATCCTCATCTTCGCCATACTTGGCCGTCAAACTTTTATTTGGCAACAATACAGACAGATGATTTCAGTGTGAGTGGTGCAAGCTTCGTTGGTCTTCCAGCAATTTTAATCGGTGCCTCAAATACTATTGCATGGGGAGTGACAGCTTCTTATCTTAATACTCAAGATAGCGTGTTCATAAAACGGGACAGCACTAATCCTTTGGTTTATGAAGTCGATAATAAAAAATATGTTTTTAAAAAATGGATGCAAAAGTTTTGTTTGGATAAAAAAGAAAATTGTCACGATGAAGAGCACTACGTCAGTATTTTTGGACCAGTATGGGATTCTCGCCATGACCGTTTGATTGGGGAGAATGAATTGTTTGCTGTGATGTGGACCGGTTTTTATGAAGCTCACCAAGAAAAATTAATTATTCCATTTTGGAAATTAGTAAAGGCAAAAAATATTTTAGAAGCACATAAGTACATTCAATCTATGACTTTGCCTGGTGTGAATATAGTGCTTGCTGATATCGAAGGTAAGGTTGGTTATAGCTATGCAGGTTTAGTTCCAAAGCGCGATAAGAGTCAGCACCCATCTTTGCCGCTTGACGGGAGACACTCTTCATCATTGTGGACTAAGTTTTTAGAAAAACCCCATAAACTCAATCCTGATTCGGGAATTATTATAACGGCAAATCAAAATATTTTTAGCCATAACGATGGTGAGCAAAAATTTTATGGACAAGAAGGAGCTCCACCTTATCGAGCTTTGAGGATCTCAGAGGTGATCAATAAAAATTTGAAATCATTTTCTAAGCTTTCAGTTGAAGACTTGGCTCATATACAACGAGATAGTACTTCGATTGAGGCGCGCACCATGTCTCCTCTCTTGGGTGGAATATGTCGAGAAAAATTTCATAATGCTTCTGGTATTCGTAAAAAGTTTGCGCAACTTTTAGAAGACTTCGATGGAAATTTTACCATCGATAGTTTAGCAGCGCTTCCTTACAAAATAATGATTGAGCAACTGCTTGAAGCAAAGCTTAATTTGGCTTTTGAGAAAGATCTGCTTAAGCGTGTAATCCATATTGGTCAGCTTAGCTACAATTTAAAGCATGATCTTGCAAAAAAAATATTGGATTATCGGCATTCTAGCAGTGGTACTGCGGAAAAAGAAGCTTATGAATTTGTGGCATCTCAGTGTGAACCAGCATTTCAAAAGTTGATAGAAAAAGCGGGGAAATCTCCTTGGAAATGGCGTTGGGGGAGGCATCATTATTTACAACGAAAAAGCCCTTTTGCTCGTGCTGCTTTAATTGGAAAATTTTTTACGGATAAAAAGCGTCCTGTAGCAGGTTTTGCCACCTCACCTATGGCAGAATCAGGAATTCCTGTTGAAAGAGGTGCAAATTTGCGCTTTCAAGCAGTCATGACCAGGCCGCCTCAATTAAAAATTGTTTTGGATTCGGGCAATAGCGGATTGTTTGGAAAGCATAGTTTGGATCAGGCGCAATTGTGGCATAGGGGTAAAACTATGGATCTTATAAAAAATTGGGATGGGGCAAAAAAACAAACGGTGATGAGTTTTGGTTTAGATAGCAGAACATCCAAATAAAATTATTTTTCTTAATAGTTTCGAGATAATTTATTGCCAGAATTTTTAACACAATTTTAAAACGTGATAATTAAAGTCCAGGAATAAAAAAACCACTCCATGAAGAACAAAATTGGAGTGGGAGGTTTTTAGATAGAATCTTTAATCTTCGTCTTCTAGAATGTCGTAGAGATAATCATCTTCGATGAACATGTCGAGTTCATCGCTGATTGTGTCAATAATCTCATCTTCATCAGAAGCTTGACTGAGCTTTACTTCATCTTTATTTTTCTTTTCAATTTTCCCTTCATAATCAGGAGCATAATCATCGTAGTAATCGTCGGGAGGGCCATCATAGCTATCATCGTAACGATCATCAGGATTATAGTAACCAGGCGGTGGAGGGAAGGACTCCATCATGCGGCGTCGCTCCATCTCCATTCGTCTGATATCTTCCTCTGAAGGTCTGAAATTATTGTTATTGGTGGGAAAAGGAGGCTGTCCTGCATTATTGGGTTGAAAGTGATTGGGAGCAGTACCATAGTGGTTATTTGGCTCTTGTACAGGATGTGAAGGAGGAGAACTTCTTTGAATATTTGCGCTATGATTTCCTCTTTGCACATGGTTAGGCATGCCATGCATTGGCGGTTGGTTCATATTTGGAGGAAATCCTGGTGGCATCTTTTTGTTATAGTTGGGATAGGGCCTCTTGCCTAAGTTCATGCGCCCGAAATTGTTTGAAGGTATGGAGTCCTGAGTAGAGCTATCATCTTCATTCAACGAATCATCTCTTCCGTTAAATTTATTGCCTTGAGGGAAGGGAGGGCGGTGCGCTGCCACTGGAGTTTTTTTCTCTGCAATAGCCTCAACTAGGTAATTGAGACCAAACAGGCTCAAGACGGTTGCACCAATAATCATTAGAGCAAATATTGACAGACGGCTTTGGTTTTTCATGCTCATTGATGTATCCAGGGATCAGGTATTTTGGTTCAAAAAATTTATCAACCTGCTTAAACAAACTTGCCAAACTGATTATAAATGTCCTGGCTTTGAAGATCTAAATTTATGATAATAAAGTTGAAGGATTCAAGCGGAAGTTTTGTTGCGTGATTTTTTTACTTTTGTATTTGCCAATTAACTTTTGCTTTTTGGCTTTATTGTGAGCAGTTGTTCCCTATGTTAGCCTCAATGAGGTGAATTTAGGGACGTGATTGAGTTATGTCGGTTATTTTT
Proteins encoded in this region:
- the guaA gene encoding glutamine-hydrolyzing GMP synthase, whose product is MIMSSNSYVAVIDCGSQTTKLIARRVRELGVFSRIFMPSISADELMKDRPSAIILSGGPESVLDKNSLDVDDDIFKLGIPILGICYGMQLMIKHLGGELERSPHREFGQRMISIDNSSLLFDALTSPLKVWMSHSDQTKICPSELRTVASSDSCLQAAVEYPAKKMFGVQFHPEVSHTSCGTTILANFLFKVAKVDKSFDLKDFLAEQIQSIKSQVGSGRVIMGLSGGVDSMVAAFLIHQAINDQLLCVYVNHGLHRANEIEITKKAFFQVFKKELLVVNAQEQFFEALAGVTDPEKKRREIGRVFVEAFESEAKNFKAQFLGQGTLYPDVIESPKSKSGKSHGIKSHHNVGGLPEHMNLGLVEPLRELFKDEVRALGKLLGISNEVLMRQPFPGPGLAVRVPGEVTRERVELVRRADAIVCEEMKNIAEVYNKKIWQSFAILLPVKSVGVMGDARVYGESIVIRCVESEDAMTADWSKLPYEVLEKISSRITNEVVGISRVLYDITQKPPGTIEWE
- the folD gene encoding bifunctional methylenetetrahydrofolate dehydrogenase/methenyltetrahydrofolate cyclohydrolase FolD, producing the protein MLMTTAHVINGKALADTIITTIASQLSAGFHRSPGLASVLVGENPASKIYIRNKIRAAQRAGISSFHHQLDQNTSEHELLALIDKLNTDEHVDGILVQMPLPPQISAQKIIETIDPQKDVDGFHPMNLGHLMSGVKSSIACTPLGVMHMLKSINCNLSGKHAVVVGRSTIVGKPMAQLLLQKDATVTVCHSKTDPLSHFTRQADIVIAAVGKAKLLNEHHIKKDAIVIDVGINRDEHNKLCGDVDFDVVKNIASYISPVPGGVGPLTIAMLLNNTWDKFAGKFS
- a CDS encoding DMT family transporter; translation: MISTIATNEKKGILLAILSGLLFGSLGFFGMSLMKSGLSVFELTFWRFFVATIFMGLLISLRHIKTKPTAIKNHPKHLLYSALVGIFFYTTPGILFFFSSKLIGTGQAMVIFFVYPAFVMLLNWIFNKKIITAHYWWSFAVILTGLIFLIDLNEFSFDVLGISMGLFAALSFAIFVFFSHKINLSASTSTFMVSLGCSIAAITLVLFEQPLPLPSQAIQWTWILGIGIFSSALPSLLLLKAIDYIPTDKASLLSVLEPIFTVIFGVILLDESMSLKNALGIVFILVGAMSISLKKNT
- a CDS encoding penicillin acylase family protein, whose protein sequence is MRKTIIFLVFVFFQSCNPFFVFKPRAINSPLIDNARLNEHQANVVIDSFGIPFIRARTLTAALYSLGFMHARDRLFQLDLMRHAATGRVAELFGEKALDTDRKLRTLTYKLDEQFSRLSKEEYQLLDAYVRGVNEGALQRGRSAEHFLLGINFEPLRMVEVLAIARLQAWQLASDLDLELARLKIAQSAMPTQEKMTLLAATDDQNSAILKGRSVLKNGNFSLPSYLGNFLAPFTNTVKKVENFIQNSQGASNAWVVEDRIMQNNAAVLMNDPHLRHTWPSNFYLATIQTDDFSVSGASFVGLPAILIGASNTIAWGVTASYLNTQDSVFIKRDSTNPLVYEVDNKKYVFKKWMQKFCLDKKENCHDEEHYVSIFGPVWDSRHDRLIGENELFAVMWTGFYEAHQEKLIIPFWKLVKAKNILEAHKYIQSMTLPGVNIVLADIEGKVGYSYAGLVPKRDKSQHPSLPLDGRHSSSLWTKFLEKPHKLNPDSGIIITANQNIFSHNDGEQKFYGQEGAPPYRALRISEVINKNLKSFSKLSVEDLAHIQRDSTSIEARTMSPLLGGICREKFHNASGIRKKFAQLLEDFDGNFTIDSLAALPYKIMIEQLLEAKLNLAFEKDLLKRVIHIGQLSYNLKHDLAKKILDYRHSSSGTAEKEAYEFVASQCEPAFQKLIEKAGKSPWKWRWGRHHYLQRKSPFARAALIGKFFTDKKRPVAGFATSPMAESGIPVERGANLRFQAVMTRPPQLKIVLDSGNSGLFGKHSLDQAQLWHRGKTMDLIKNWDGAKKQTVMSFGLDSRTSK